In one Melospiza melodia melodia isolate bMelMel2 chromosome 5, bMelMel2.pri, whole genome shotgun sequence genomic region, the following are encoded:
- the PCDH7 gene encoding protocadherin-7 isoform X4, with protein sequence MRKMRTLLRFVHCCCCCFLLLLPPPLRVSLAAAKQLLKYRLAEEGPADIRIGNVAADLGIVTGSGEVTFSLESGSDYLKIDNMTGELSTTERRIDREKLPQCQMIFDENECFLDFEVSVIGPSQSWVDLFEGRVIILDINDNTPTFPSPVLTLTVEENRPVGTLYLLPTATDRDFGRNGIERYELLQEPGGDGGRRGGGGGGGSAAAAPESAPFAGGSKRRQEAEAAARSSVFELQVADTLDGEKQPQLIVKGALDREQRDSYELSLRVRDGGDPARSSQAILRVLITDVNDNSPRFEKSVYEADLAENSSPGTPILQLRATDLDVGVNGQIEYVFGAATESVRRLLRLDETSGWLSVLHRIDREEVNQLRFTVMARDRGQPPKTDKATVVLNIRDENDNVPTIDIRKIGRIPLRDGVASVAEDVLVDTPIALVQVSDRDQGENGVVTCTVVGDVPFQLKPASEGEGEPQNKRKYFLHTSAPLDYEAVRDYNVVIVAVDSGSPSLSSNNSLLVRVGDTNDNPPMFSQAVLEVSFPENNLPGERVATVVATDADSGKNAEITYSLEASPLSSEAPGSIFSIDPDSGDVSVQAVLDREQRDTYEFQVTARDKGVPSLQGSTTVVVRVSDRNDNEPRFMQDVFTFYVKENLQPNSPVGMVTVMDFDKGRNAELSLSIQPGDHEQAAGIFSIENDTGTIFSTVSFDREQQTSYTFKVKAVDGGEPPRSATATVSLFVMDENDNAPTVTFPSNSSYTVLPPSSNMRTVVATVVATDADTGLNADLNYSIVGGNPFKLFEIDPASGVVSLVGKLAPKHYGLHRLVVQVNDSGQPPQSTTALLHVFVNESLSNATVVESQVARSLHTPLAQDIAGDPSYELSKQRLSIVIGVVAGIMTVILLILVVVMARYCRSKGKHGYEAGKKDHEDFFTPQQHDKAKKPKKDKKGKKGKQPLYSSIVTVEASKPNGQRYDSVNEKLSDSPGMGRYRSVNGGPGSPDLARHYKSSSPLPTVQLHPQSPTAGKKHQAVQDLPPANTFVGAGDNISIGSDHCSEYSCQASSKYSKQVDTVQTTQHPGHIEESCKMNVCARK encoded by the coding sequence atgaggaagatgCGGACCCTCCTTCGCTTtgtgcattgctgctgctgctgcttcttgctCCTCCTGCCTCCGCCGCTCCGGGTCAGCCTCGCAGCGGCTAAGCAGCTCCTGAAGTACCGGCTGGCCGAGGAGGGACCCGCCGACATCCGCATCGGCAACGTGGCTGCCGACCTGGGCATCGTGACGGGCTCCGGAGAGGTGACATTCAGCCTGGAGTCGGGCTCCGACTATCTCAAGATCGATAACATGACCGGGGAGCTGAGCACCACAGAGCGGCGCATCGACCGCGAAAAGCTGCCGCAGTGCCAGATGATCTTCGACGAGAACGAGTGCTTCTTGGACTTCGAGGTGTCGGTCATCGGCCCCTCGCAGAGCTGGGTGGACCTCTTCGAGGGCCGGGTCATCATCCTGGACATCAACGACAACACCCCCACCTTCCCTTCCCCCGTCCTCACGCTCACCGTGGAGGAGAACCGGCCCGTGGGGACGCTCTACCTGCTCCCCACCGCCACCGACAGGGACTTCGGCCGCAACGGCATCGAGCGCTacgagctgctgcaggagcccgGCGGGGACGGCggccggcgcggcggcggcggcgggggcggctcgGCCGCGGCGGCCCCCGAGAGCGCCCCCTTCGCCGGCGGCAGCAAGCGGCGGCAGGAGGCGGAGGCGGCGGCCCGCAGCAGCGTCTTCGAGCTGCAGGTGGCCGACACCCTGGACGGGGAGAAGCAGCCGCAGCTGATCGTCAAGGGGGCGCTGGACCGGGAGCAGCGCGACTCCTACGAGCTCAGCCTCCGCGTGCGGGACGGCGGCGACCCGGCGCGGTCCTCGCAGGCCATCCTGAGGGTGCTCATCACCGACGTGAACGACAACAGCCCCCGCTTCGAGAAGAGCGTCTACGAGGCGGACCTGGCGGAGAACAGCAGCCCCGGGACCCCCATCCTGCAGCTGCGAGCCACCGACCTGGACGTGGGGGTGAACGGGCAGATCGAGTATGTCTTCGGGGCGGCCACCGAGTCCGTCCGGCGCCTGCTGCGGCTGGACGAGACCTCGGGCTGGCTCAGCGTCTTGCACCGCATCGACCGGGAGGAGGTGAACCAGCTTCGCTTCACTGTCATGGCCCGAGACCGGGGCCAGCCCCCCAAGACAGACAAGGCCACTGTCGTGCTGAACATCCGGGATGAAAATGACAACGTGCCCACCATCGACATCCGGAAAATCGGGCGCATCCCGCTCCGGGACGGGGTGGCAAGCGTGGCCGAGGACGTGCTGGTAGacacccccattgccttggtgcAGGTGTCAGACAGGGACCAAGGTGAAAACGGTGTGGTGACCTGCACCGTGGTGGGCGAtgtgcccttccagctcaaaCCGGCCAGTGAGGGAGAAGGGGAGCCACAGAATAAGCGCAAGTATTTCCTCCACACCTCGGCCCCTCTGGATTATGAAGCTGTCCGTGACTACAACGTGGTGATTGTGGCTGTGGACTCAGGAAGCCCCAGCTTGTCCAGCAACAACTCCTTGCTGGTGCGGGTGGGGGACACTAATGACAACCCTCCCATGttcagccaggctgtgctggaggtCTCCTTCCCAGAGAACAACTTGCCTGGTGAGAGGGTGGCCACAGTGGTTGCCACAGATGCGGACAGTGGCAAGAATGCCGAGATCACCTATTCCTTGGAGGCCTCACCCCTCTCCTCAGAGGCACCGGGCAGCATCTTCAGCATTGACCCTGACTCTGGGGATGTGTCGGTGCAGGCAGTGCTGGACCGTGAGCAACGGGACACCTATGAATTTCAGGTGACAGCCCGGGACAAGGGGGTGCCATCGCTGCAGGGCTCCACCACAGTGGTGGTGCGGGTGTCGGACCGCAATGACAACGAGCCACGCTTCATGCAGGATGTGTTCACCTTCTATGTGAAGGAAAACCTGCAGCCCAACAGCCCCGTGGGCATGGTGACTGTGATGGACTTTGACAAGGGCCGCAATGCTGAGCTCAGCCTCTCCATTCAGCCTGGAGACCACGAACAGGCAGCTGGAATCTTCTCCATCGAGAATGACACTGGGACCATTTTCTCCACTGTCTCTTTTGACCGCGAGCAGCAGACCAGCTACACCTTTAAGGTGAAGGCAGTGGACGGGGGAGAGCCACCACGGTCTGCCACAGCCACCGTGTCTCTCTTTGTGATGGATGAGAACGACAATGCACCCACTGTCACCTTCCCCAGCAACAGCTCCTACACGGTGCTGCCACCCTCCAGCAACATGCGCACCGTGGTGGCCACAGTGGTCGCCACTGATGCTGACACAGGTCTCAACGCTGACCTCAACTACAGCATTGTTGGGGGCAACCCCTTCAAACTCTTTGAAATAGACCCGGCCAGTGGGGTGGTGTCACTGGTGGGCAAGTTGGCCCCCAAGCACTATGGCCTGCACCGCCTGGTTGTGCAGGTGAATGACAGTGGGCAGCCCCCCCAGTCCACCACTGCCCTGCTCCATGTCTTTGTCAACGAGAGCCTGTCCAACGCCACCGTGGTGGAGAGCCAGGTGGCTCGCAGCCTTCACACCccactggcccaggacattgctgGCGATCCCAGCTATGAGCTGAGCAAGCAGAGGCTTAGCATAGTCATTGGCGTGGTGGCTGGCATCATGACCGTCATCCTTCTAATCCTCGTGGTGGTCATGGCCCGCTACTGCCGATCCAAGGGCAAGCACGGCTACGAGGCCGGCAAGAAGGACCATGAGGATTTCTTCACCCCCCAGCAGCACGACAAGGCCAAGAAGCCCAAGAAGGAcaagaaaggcaagaagggcaagCAGCCCCTCTACAGCAGCATTGTTACTGTCGAGGCTTCCAAGCCCAATGGGCAGCGCTACGACAGCGTGAACGAGAAGCTCTCGGACAGCCCTGGCATGGGCCGATATCGCTCGGTCAATGGTGGCCCAGGCAGCCCTGACCTGGCCAGGCACTACAAGTCGAGCTCACCGCTGCCCACGGTCCAGCTGCACCCACAGTCCCCCACTGCTGGCAAAAAGCACCAGGCCGTGCAGGACCTGCCCCCAGCAAACACCTTCGTGGGCGCTGGCGACAACATCTCCATCGGCTCGGACCATTGCTCCGAGTACAGCTGCCAGGCCAGCAGCAAGTACAGCAAGCAG
- the PCDH7 gene encoding protocadherin-7 isoform X5, whose translation MRKMRTLLRFVHCCCCCFLLLLPPPLRVSLAAAKQLLKYRLAEEGPADIRIGNVAADLGIVTGSGEVTFSLESGSDYLKIDNMTGELSTTERRIDREKLPQCQMIFDENECFLDFEVSVIGPSQSWVDLFEGRVIILDINDNTPTFPSPVLTLTVEENRPVGTLYLLPTATDRDFGRNGIERYELLQEPGGDGGRRGGGGGGGSAAAAPESAPFAGGSKRRQEAEAAARSSVFELQVADTLDGEKQPQLIVKGALDREQRDSYELSLRVRDGGDPARSSQAILRVLITDVNDNSPRFEKSVYEADLAENSSPGTPILQLRATDLDVGVNGQIEYVFGAATESVRRLLRLDETSGWLSVLHRIDREEVNQLRFTVMARDRGQPPKTDKATVVLNIRDENDNVPTIDIRKIGRIPLRDGVASVAEDVLVDTPIALVQVSDRDQGENGVVTCTVVGDVPFQLKPASEGEGEPQNKRKYFLHTSAPLDYEAVRDYNVVIVAVDSGSPSLSSNNSLLVRVGDTNDNPPMFSQAVLEVSFPENNLPGERVATVVATDADSGKNAEITYSLEASPLSSEAPGSIFSIDPDSGDVSVQAVLDREQRDTYEFQVTARDKGVPSLQGSTTVVVRVSDRNDNEPRFMQDVFTFYVKENLQPNSPVGMVTVMDFDKGRNAELSLSIQPGDHEQAAGIFSIENDTGTIFSTVSFDREQQTSYTFKVKAVDGGEPPRSATATVSLFVMDENDNAPTVTFPSNSSYTVLPPSSNMRTVVATVVATDADTGLNADLNYSIVGGNPFKLFEIDPASGVVSLVGKLAPKHYGLHRLVVQVNDSGQPPQSTTALLHVFVNESLSNATVVESQVARSLHTPLAQDIAGDPSYELSKQRLSIVIGVVAGIMTVILLILVVVMARYCRSKGKHGYEAGKKDHEDFFTPQQHDKAKKPKKDKKGKKGKQPLYSSIVTVEASKPNGQRYDSVNEKLSDSPGMGRYRSVNGGPGSPDLARHYKSSSPLPTVQLHPQSPTAGKKHQAVQDLPPANTFVGAGDNISIGSDHCSEYSCQASSKYSKQIHGLYQM comes from the coding sequence atgaggaagatgCGGACCCTCCTTCGCTTtgtgcattgctgctgctgctgcttcttgctCCTCCTGCCTCCGCCGCTCCGGGTCAGCCTCGCAGCGGCTAAGCAGCTCCTGAAGTACCGGCTGGCCGAGGAGGGACCCGCCGACATCCGCATCGGCAACGTGGCTGCCGACCTGGGCATCGTGACGGGCTCCGGAGAGGTGACATTCAGCCTGGAGTCGGGCTCCGACTATCTCAAGATCGATAACATGACCGGGGAGCTGAGCACCACAGAGCGGCGCATCGACCGCGAAAAGCTGCCGCAGTGCCAGATGATCTTCGACGAGAACGAGTGCTTCTTGGACTTCGAGGTGTCGGTCATCGGCCCCTCGCAGAGCTGGGTGGACCTCTTCGAGGGCCGGGTCATCATCCTGGACATCAACGACAACACCCCCACCTTCCCTTCCCCCGTCCTCACGCTCACCGTGGAGGAGAACCGGCCCGTGGGGACGCTCTACCTGCTCCCCACCGCCACCGACAGGGACTTCGGCCGCAACGGCATCGAGCGCTacgagctgctgcaggagcccgGCGGGGACGGCggccggcgcggcggcggcggcgggggcggctcgGCCGCGGCGGCCCCCGAGAGCGCCCCCTTCGCCGGCGGCAGCAAGCGGCGGCAGGAGGCGGAGGCGGCGGCCCGCAGCAGCGTCTTCGAGCTGCAGGTGGCCGACACCCTGGACGGGGAGAAGCAGCCGCAGCTGATCGTCAAGGGGGCGCTGGACCGGGAGCAGCGCGACTCCTACGAGCTCAGCCTCCGCGTGCGGGACGGCGGCGACCCGGCGCGGTCCTCGCAGGCCATCCTGAGGGTGCTCATCACCGACGTGAACGACAACAGCCCCCGCTTCGAGAAGAGCGTCTACGAGGCGGACCTGGCGGAGAACAGCAGCCCCGGGACCCCCATCCTGCAGCTGCGAGCCACCGACCTGGACGTGGGGGTGAACGGGCAGATCGAGTATGTCTTCGGGGCGGCCACCGAGTCCGTCCGGCGCCTGCTGCGGCTGGACGAGACCTCGGGCTGGCTCAGCGTCTTGCACCGCATCGACCGGGAGGAGGTGAACCAGCTTCGCTTCACTGTCATGGCCCGAGACCGGGGCCAGCCCCCCAAGACAGACAAGGCCACTGTCGTGCTGAACATCCGGGATGAAAATGACAACGTGCCCACCATCGACATCCGGAAAATCGGGCGCATCCCGCTCCGGGACGGGGTGGCAAGCGTGGCCGAGGACGTGCTGGTAGacacccccattgccttggtgcAGGTGTCAGACAGGGACCAAGGTGAAAACGGTGTGGTGACCTGCACCGTGGTGGGCGAtgtgcccttccagctcaaaCCGGCCAGTGAGGGAGAAGGGGAGCCACAGAATAAGCGCAAGTATTTCCTCCACACCTCGGCCCCTCTGGATTATGAAGCTGTCCGTGACTACAACGTGGTGATTGTGGCTGTGGACTCAGGAAGCCCCAGCTTGTCCAGCAACAACTCCTTGCTGGTGCGGGTGGGGGACACTAATGACAACCCTCCCATGttcagccaggctgtgctggaggtCTCCTTCCCAGAGAACAACTTGCCTGGTGAGAGGGTGGCCACAGTGGTTGCCACAGATGCGGACAGTGGCAAGAATGCCGAGATCACCTATTCCTTGGAGGCCTCACCCCTCTCCTCAGAGGCACCGGGCAGCATCTTCAGCATTGACCCTGACTCTGGGGATGTGTCGGTGCAGGCAGTGCTGGACCGTGAGCAACGGGACACCTATGAATTTCAGGTGACAGCCCGGGACAAGGGGGTGCCATCGCTGCAGGGCTCCACCACAGTGGTGGTGCGGGTGTCGGACCGCAATGACAACGAGCCACGCTTCATGCAGGATGTGTTCACCTTCTATGTGAAGGAAAACCTGCAGCCCAACAGCCCCGTGGGCATGGTGACTGTGATGGACTTTGACAAGGGCCGCAATGCTGAGCTCAGCCTCTCCATTCAGCCTGGAGACCACGAACAGGCAGCTGGAATCTTCTCCATCGAGAATGACACTGGGACCATTTTCTCCACTGTCTCTTTTGACCGCGAGCAGCAGACCAGCTACACCTTTAAGGTGAAGGCAGTGGACGGGGGAGAGCCACCACGGTCTGCCACAGCCACCGTGTCTCTCTTTGTGATGGATGAGAACGACAATGCACCCACTGTCACCTTCCCCAGCAACAGCTCCTACACGGTGCTGCCACCCTCCAGCAACATGCGCACCGTGGTGGCCACAGTGGTCGCCACTGATGCTGACACAGGTCTCAACGCTGACCTCAACTACAGCATTGTTGGGGGCAACCCCTTCAAACTCTTTGAAATAGACCCGGCCAGTGGGGTGGTGTCACTGGTGGGCAAGTTGGCCCCCAAGCACTATGGCCTGCACCGCCTGGTTGTGCAGGTGAATGACAGTGGGCAGCCCCCCCAGTCCACCACTGCCCTGCTCCATGTCTTTGTCAACGAGAGCCTGTCCAACGCCACCGTGGTGGAGAGCCAGGTGGCTCGCAGCCTTCACACCccactggcccaggacattgctgGCGATCCCAGCTATGAGCTGAGCAAGCAGAGGCTTAGCATAGTCATTGGCGTGGTGGCTGGCATCATGACCGTCATCCTTCTAATCCTCGTGGTGGTCATGGCCCGCTACTGCCGATCCAAGGGCAAGCACGGCTACGAGGCCGGCAAGAAGGACCATGAGGATTTCTTCACCCCCCAGCAGCACGACAAGGCCAAGAAGCCCAAGAAGGAcaagaaaggcaagaagggcaagCAGCCCCTCTACAGCAGCATTGTTACTGTCGAGGCTTCCAAGCCCAATGGGCAGCGCTACGACAGCGTGAACGAGAAGCTCTCGGACAGCCCTGGCATGGGCCGATATCGCTCGGTCAATGGTGGCCCAGGCAGCCCTGACCTGGCCAGGCACTACAAGTCGAGCTCACCGCTGCCCACGGTCCAGCTGCACCCACAGTCCCCCACTGCTGGCAAAAAGCACCAGGCCGTGCAGGACCTGCCCCCAGCAAACACCTTCGTGGGCGCTGGCGACAACATCTCCATCGGCTCGGACCATTGCTCCGAGTACAGCTGCCAGGCCAGCAGCAAGTACAGCAAGCAG